A genomic segment from Deltaproteobacteria bacterium encodes:
- the ispG gene encoding (E)-4-hydroxy-3-methylbut-2-enyl-diphosphate synthase, with translation MANLCSSTRTRVVRIGHVTVGGGAPIAVQSMCATKTRDLEATVAQVEQLHRAGAAIVRIAADTVKDAAALKEIRRQTEATLAVDLQENYRLVAVIGPYVDKLRYNPGHLHHAEREKSIGDKVRWLAAVARDTDCAIRIGVNCGSVAPEFLARYPADHLEALVQSALYHCRLLEDAGFDRYVVSLKDSDPAKVVAANTRFAAARPDVPLHLGVTEAGLPPDGIVKTRLAFEKLLAKGIGDTLRVSLTLPNERKHEEVTVGYQILADVAAGSFISVPDFGKGLNIISCPSCSRVENEQFVELAQQVKELTAYARGHHLTIAVMGCRVNGPGETDDADLGLWCGPATVNLKKKDVKIGSFSYSEVLPRLVEELDRLIAAGREE, from the coding sequence ATGGCAAACCTGTGTAGTTCGACTCGCACGCGCGTGGTCCGGATCGGGCACGTTACCGTTGGCGGCGGAGCACCGATCGCGGTGCAGAGTATGTGCGCCACCAAGACGCGCGACCTTGAGGCCACGGTGGCGCAGGTAGAGCAGCTGCACCGCGCCGGCGCCGCCATCGTTCGCATTGCTGCCGACACCGTCAAAGACGCCGCCGCCCTCAAGGAAATCCGCCGGCAGACCGAGGCCACGCTTGCGGTTGATTTGCAGGAGAACTATCGGCTGGTGGCGGTAATCGGCCCGTACGTGGACAAGCTGCGTTACAATCCCGGGCACCTGCATCACGCCGAACGCGAGAAGTCGATCGGCGACAAGGTCCGCTGGCTGGCCGCGGTCGCACGCGACACCGACTGTGCTATCCGTATTGGCGTCAACTGCGGCTCGGTCGCGCCCGAGTTCCTCGCCCGCTATCCCGCCGATCATCTCGAAGCCCTGGTGCAGTCGGCGCTCTATCACTGCCGCTTGCTGGAGGATGCCGGCTTTGACCGCTACGTGGTGTCGCTGAAGGATTCCGATCCGGCCAAGGTAGTGGCGGCCAATACCCGTTTTGCCGCCGCACGCCCGGACGTGCCGCTGCATCTGGGTGTCACCGAAGCCGGCCTGCCGCCGGACGGTATCGTCAAGACCCGACTCGCCTTCGAGAAGCTGCTGGCCAAAGGCATCGGCGATACGCTGCGCGTCTCACTGACACTGCCGAATGAACGCAAACACGAGGAAGTCACCGTCGGCTATCAGATCCTCGCCGACGTGGCCGCCGGCAGCTTCATCAGCGTGCCCGATTTCGGCAAGGGCTTGAACATTATCTCTTGCCCGAGTTGCTCGCGGGTGGAGAACGAGCAGTTCGTCGAGCTGGCGCAGCAGGTGAAGGAGCTGACCGCTTACGCCCGCGGCCACCACCTCACCATCGCAGTCATGGGTTGTCGCGTAAACGGCCCGGGCGAGACCGACGACGCCGACCTCGGCCTGTGGTGTGGGCCGGCGACGGTCAACCTCAAGAAGAAGGACGTGAAGATCGGCAGCTTCAGCTACAGCGAGGTGCTGCCGCGCCTGGTCGAGGAATTGGATCGTTTGATTGCCGCCGGCCGTGAGGAGTGA